AGAGTGTCCCCTGATATTCTgctgggacattgggtcagtactggttcagaagGAAGAGTGTCCCCTGATATtctgctgggacactgggtcagtactggttcagaagGAAGAGTGTCCCCTGATATTCTGCttggacactgggtcagtaatGACTGAAGAGGagagagtgccccctagtaccaTAATAGATCACTGATTTCAGTATGGGCTAAGAGGAAAGATTAGCCAATGCTGAAGCAGCACAGCCACTTCACCCAGTGACCGCCATGATTTCTTGCTCTCCTAACTAATCTGACAGGGTAGTCCAAGATGATCTTGTGGCAAGGGCAATTTAAGAAATGGTTTTGCATGTATAGATATAACATGCATATGTTTAATCTTATTTTTCAGAGTTAAATGAAGATGAGGAGCAGTTGGTAGCAGAGGTCTCCCAGAAAGATTTGCCAAAGACCTATCCATCTTCACAACAGGATGGTGTCATTCACTCTAGTGGTCAGTGTAAATCGGAAGCAGTTCTTGAGACTGAGAGAGGTCCATTACTGACTGCATCTGCCGTGGATACTGACCGTCCCCAAGACCTCACTGCAACCAGTCAAGGATCTGTTGAGGCAGAGGAATCCATTTTGATATTGGATGCCCCAGCATGTGCCAGAGAGGGTGTTATGGCAGAGAAAACCATGCTGTCTTCATCAGAGGGTTTATCAAGTGCTGAGCCTAAGGAAGAATTGTTGGCGTTGGAACCAGAGCCTACCAAGGGCAAAGCCAAAAAAGGGAAACCTTCCTCTTTCATGAAAAAGACAACTTTAGAAAACCCAGAATCAGAAACCATCACAGAGGACATCCCTCTCCCGAAAAGCTCCTATAACTTTGATCCTGAGGCATTCAGTGAGGACGTCGACCCATTCAAGATGGGAGGCTCCAAGATACAAAGTTCACCCCCTGCTGTCAAGAAGACCTTCTCCCCTTCAGGTTTGGAAACAAATGACTCTGGGACAGAGCTGCCTAAAGGAGCTGCAGTAAAGCTGGAGTTTGATTTTACAGATGGCACGGAAAATGCTGATATTAAGAAATCCATGCCAAAGAAACTTGGGCGACAGCCAGTCAGTAGGCAGATCCCTAAGAGACAAAAGGATAGGACCAGTAAAACAGCAAGCACAGAGCACACGGAAAATGTCCCACCAGCAGCTTCTACAGCTGCAAACTCAGACAATGTATCTCTTCCCAAAACGTCCTACAACTCTGATCCCAGTCAGTGGGACAATCCCAGTTTTAACCCCTTTGGCGGAAGCTCCGCATTGCAGAACTCACCGACTCTCCCAAAGGGTTCCTACTCGTTTGATCCAGATAAGTTTGACTTGGTAGACCCCTTTAAACCTACCAAGTCATCGCCCAATGCAACAGCTGAGTCCTGCCCCACAATAGACGGTGAAATCTCCGAACCAAAAATGTTGGAGGCACCCCATGATGATGTTAAGAAAGTCAGAGCATCGCCCAAGAAGACAAAATCCCGACTAATAACGTGAGTGAATAAAGGGCGGTGTTTGTACGGTGCTTTTACCTGTGTGCATTGTCTGGCAATCAGCTTGATTTCTTGTTAAATCTATTTACTGGAATGTTTCCATCAGTATGTAATCCGCCATGAATACAAACACTCTGTTCTGTATTCTGGCAGGCTACGGAGTTATTCAGTATGCTATTAGTAAGACTCTCGCACATCTTTAGCACGCTTCATTCTTATTCAGCAATGCCCAGAAAAGGctgagattgtttaaaaataatgcaCGTCTCTCAATAATGCAGCACCTTCTAGTGACCGAGTGATTGGTTCTCTCTGTTCTGCACTTGGCAGTGATGTAACTCAGGACACGAGGGTTTCCTTAAATCTCTAGTCCCCAGTAGTGATGCCATCCACCCGATGGAGGGCAGGCTCGGCAGCTCTCGACCCGCATGTATTTTGTGAAGCTACGATACCAGAACGCTGGAATTCCGATACTGCCAGTACTtttcatatttctattttttttttttatttctccatcTGTCCGTCTTTCCTCTATGTCAATTATTTATGCATCAGGACCACTGAACAAGTGAAATTTCTCTGTTTTCTGTTGTAAGTACTCTTTCCTGTTTTTCCTCCCGAGAGCATTGGCTGTACTTTTTCTTACCATCGCCATCACGGCATGCCACGTTCCATTTGGCCAGTGGTGATTTTGCCTCTCCATCTCACCTCATTTCCCATCTTTGAACATCGCCTTGCAAACCCCTTCCTGCACCCATTCCTGAGAAGAAAACCTTTCGGATGTTGAGGTGATTGCTTGTTCTCATGGCATGTTACTTCTGTTTGACCGTTCAGCATATGACTTCATGTATGATGATGTATCCTTGGGATAACTTTGTGCCTGCTGGAGGATCCACCTAGCTCACAGATTGTGGAAGTAAAATTTGTGgctgggtttttatttttattttttttgttttaatttatttttaacctGTATAAAATGGCAGCTGGAGTCCATATTTACAAAACATTCCATGCCATTCTCTGTCTGGAGCAAAGTGTTTTCTTTTTGCATATGGCGCCTATAACATTTTAGTGGTTTGATGGGATTGGCCAGTTGGGACACATGATCTCATCTCTGTGATCACCTGCCCATGCATAAACTTTATTTCATCCTCTTCCTCCCCAGGTCCACCCCTGGCAATACCCAGAATTAGGCAGTAGCCAATGGCAGAGCAGCCCTACACCTCATCTTGCAGCATTGCTGAGTGTGTCTGGAAGCTGATTGGAATATATTCAGagtttttgtttgaaaaaaaaagaagtcttgGAAATAAgtgcttttttaaaagattttagtgATTGCACAGAAAATGCAGTTGTGCCAGTCTCCTTTTTACTTTTAGACCATTTTGTACCGGCAGTTGTATGCCGCTCTGAGACTGGTGCAACTCATGCCCTTTTGTGTGTGCGATTGGTTAACCCTTTGTTGCCTGGAGTCAGAACATTGGGAATGGGGAAACCTGTATTGCAGTAAAACCTGGCACCAAGGGTTAATAGTGTTGTTTTTAAAGAATCAGCTTTGTGCAGATGAAATGCAAGGTGGTGAAAGAGGAAAGGAGCAAAGGGAACTGAACTTCTGCTCAGTCTTTTCTCCAAAGGGCAACTGGTGGAAGGGGAGGGTTCCAGTGTAGCCTTGGATTTATCCCTTCCCTGTGCGTTGCATGCATTGGACTAGATATGATGGGGGGGTCCATTCCAGAATATGGAAGGAGCTCACAGCTCCATTCAGCTTTTTCATGTGAAACGGGAGAGGTTCCCAGAGACTGGACAAAAGCAAATATAGATAGCACTGCAGCACAAGGGtggaaacctggaagatgtggaagtTACAGGTGTGTAACTTTACATCAGTGGTGGGCAAGGTAATAGAAGCACTGCTGGAGGGCAGAATAGGGCAGGACATCGAAGCTGATGGAATACAGCGTCCTAGGCAATAAGATTTTCATAAGGGGAAAATCTTGCTGAAGAAACTTGATTGGTTTCTTTAATGTGACCAGAGAAGTAGATctggagagaagggggggggaagtGCAGTAGATGCGGCCTGCCTGCTATTCAATAAAGCCTTTGATAAAGTAGCGTGTTTGCCATGTACGTCCGCTTAAATGCACAGAAATAACGGTAAGCACAAATATAAGGCGATTTCCTTTTTATAGGACTAAGTagatttcttgactagctttcaagagttgACACAC
This sequence is a window from Rhinatrema bivittatum chromosome 5, aRhiBiv1.1, whole genome shotgun sequence. Protein-coding genes within it:
- the TACC1 gene encoding transforming acidic coiled-coil-containing protein 1 isoform X5 codes for the protein MAFSPWQILSPVQWAKWTWSAVRGGSGDAEDAGGEEDDSQEEEEKSLSFSSDSEGNFETPEAETPVQSAGKELCDPSLELNTPEARTQELNEDEEQLVAEVSQKDLPKTYPSSQQDGVIHSSGQCKSEAVLETERGPLLTASAVDTDRPQDLTATSQGSVEAEESILILDAPACAREGVMAEKTMLSSSEGLSSAEPKEELLALEPEPTKGKAKKGKPSSFMKKTTLENPESETITEDIPLPKSSYNFDPEAFSEDVDPFKMGGSKIQSSPPAVKKTFSPSGLETNDSGTELPKGAAVKLEFDFTDGTENADIKKSMPKKLGRQPVSRQIPKRQKDRTSKTASTEHTENVPPAASTAANSDNVSLPKTSYNSDPSQWDNPSFNPFGGSSALQNSPTLPKGSYSFDPDKFDLVDPFKPTKSSPNATAESCPTIDGEISEPKMLEAPHDDVKKVRASPKKTKSRLITSGCKVKKQETPSLALEACTQDVGVPLPEIPELGTRDGHATDEEKLASTTSGPKPAVPEVKGCEKELSKESEKEELIAPIISKETEVAGWRQKYEGSRQEVLEMRKIVAEYEKTIAQMIEDEQRSSVTSQKSLQQLTMEKDQAVADLNSVERSLSDLFRRYENLKGVLEGFKKNEEALKKCAEDYLSRVKQEEQRYQALKVHAEEKLNKANEEIAQVRAKAKAESAALHASLRKEQMKVESLERALQQKNQEIEELTKICDELIAKIGKSD